A single window of Paracoccus albus DNA harbors:
- a CDS encoding sugar transferase has product MTLYQDWDKIETSRALTEAELWAQDIRPEDHSFYRKKGKRVVDIMLAVLLIAILAVPMLIVAAVLLATQGRPLIYSGARMKSPDQPFRQYKFRTMLRVDEDSGATGAHKHWRITPLGSFLRRSRLDELPQLFNILVGDMSFVGPRPPLPEYVERFPSLYSTILRSRPGVTGLATLIYHRHEDRIMAKCKTAEETERAYYARCLPTKLRIELVYRRAATPFLDLWIMWKTFVAVIPGFDRPRRKRRGL; this is encoded by the coding sequence TTGACGCTCTACCAAGATTGGGACAAGATCGAGACCAGCCGTGCCCTTACCGAGGCGGAGCTTTGGGCGCAGGATATCAGGCCCGAAGACCATAGTTTCTATCGGAAAAAAGGTAAACGTGTCGTAGACATCATGCTTGCCGTTCTGCTGATAGCGATCCTTGCGGTGCCGATGCTGATCGTGGCGGCGGTGTTGCTGGCAACACAAGGCCGACCGCTGATCTATTCCGGTGCAAGGATGAAGTCACCCGACCAGCCATTTCGACAGTACAAGTTTCGCACCATGCTGCGCGTCGATGAAGACAGCGGTGCGACCGGTGCGCACAAGCACTGGCGCATCACGCCGTTGGGTAGCTTTTTACGCCGCTCCCGGCTGGATGAACTGCCTCAGCTTTTCAATATCCTCGTCGGGGATATGAGCTTTGTCGGGCCGCGTCCTCCGCTGCCCGAATATGTCGAGCGGTTCCCCTCGCTTTATTCGACTATTCTGCGGTCTCGTCCCGGTGTGACCGGCCTTGCGACGTTGATCTACCATCGCCACGAGGACAGGATTATGGCGAAGTGTAAGACAGCTGAGGAAACCGAACGCGCCTATTACGCGCGCTGCCTGCCGACCAAGCTGCGGATTGAACTGGTTTATCGTCGGGCTGCGACCCCGTTCCTTGACCTGTGGATCATGTGGAAGACCTTTGTCGCGGTCATTCCGGGTTTCGATCGCCCGCGCCGGAAGCGCCGCGGGCTTTAA
- a CDS encoding CreA family protein, producing the protein MKKLVTAMILAASPALAEEVAEVGVDWVGNDIVIEAIHDPKVEGVTCHLAYFSRSMIDRLSQGNWFEDPSNSAIECSQTGPIRIGDVSDSEDGEEVFSEGRSLVFKSLRVRRIYDEENQVLIYLAHASELTEGSAKMAISTVPVRQPAQPATE; encoded by the coding sequence ATGAAAAAACTTGTCACAGCGATGATTCTTGCTGCCAGCCCGGCGCTCGCCGAAGAAGTGGCCGAGGTTGGCGTGGACTGGGTTGGCAATGATATCGTGATCGAAGCCATTCACGATCCGAAGGTTGAAGGCGTGACCTGTCACCTCGCCTATTTCTCTCGTTCGATGATCGACCGGTTGAGTCAGGGAAACTGGTTCGAAGACCCGTCCAACAGCGCCATCGAATGCAGCCAGACCGGTCCGATCCGTATCGGCGACGTGTCCGACAGCGAGGATGGAGAGGAAGTCTTCAGTGAGGGACGCTCATTGGTCTTTAAATCGCTGCGTGTGCGGCGAATTTACGATGAAGAAAATCAGGTGCTGATTTACCTGGCCCACGCCAGTGAATTGACGGAAGGTTCGGCCAAGATGGCGATTTCGACCGTGCCGGTCAGGCAGCCCGCACAACCAGCGACCGAGTGA
- a CDS encoding DUF2585 family protein, producing the protein MKWSILISLLIIAAAATILFAMDRLPICECGYVKLWHGDSMSSENSQHLTDWYTPSHVLHGLLFYALLWLVARRLSLGTRLVIATAVEAIWEIVENSPTIIERYRTTTISLDYFGDSIVNSVADMLAMLFGFWLARILPVWLSIALFFVAEAVTIYFIRDGLLLNVLMLLWPLEAVRNWQSAG; encoded by the coding sequence GTGAAATGGTCCATCCTGATCTCTCTGCTGATTATCGCCGCTGCCGCCACGATCCTTTTCGCGATGGACCGGCTGCCGATCTGCGAATGTGGCTATGTGAAGCTGTGGCATGGCGACAGTATGAGCAGCGAAAACTCGCAGCATCTGACCGACTGGTATACGCCGTCTCATGTTCTGCATGGGTTACTGTTTTACGCCTTGCTATGGCTGGTGGCGCGGCGTCTTTCGCTTGGCACACGCCTTGTCATCGCAACCGCTGTTGAGGCGATATGGGAGATTGTCGAAAACTCTCCCACCATCATTGAACGCTATAGGACAACGACGATCTCGCTCGACTATTTTGGCGACAGTATCGTCAATTCGGTCGCGGACATGCTGGCCATGTTGTTCGGCTTCTGGCTGGCCCGCATATTGCCCGTCTGGTTGTCGATCGCCCTGTTCTTTGTTGCCGAGGCCGTTACGATCTATTTTATCCGCGACGGGTTGTTGTTGAATGTGTTGATGCTGCTCTGGCCGCTGGAGGCGGTCCGGAACTGGCAATCAGCAGGATAA
- a CDS encoding metallophosphoesterase: MSGSSAFEPVYAIGDIHGRMDALRDTHRLIAQDGGTDAHIIHLGDLIDRGPDSPAVIDHLMNGMGQGRSWQVVKGNHDNKLPRFLEDPGWIDPGTRSGFTWTGDERNGAGATLLSYGVADAEIRPLEDVHEEALKKIPREHAVWLDGLAPYFLHPGGFLFVHAGIVPGVDLSAQSPVDLMWIRKPFLESGADHGVLVVHGHTAIRKPTHYGNRLNIDSGAGYGRPATAVRLDSEGAWHLTENGPVQLRPEAPQ, from the coding sequence ATGTCCGGCAGTTCCGCTTTCGAACCAGTTTACGCCATCGGCGACATTCACGGGCGCATGGACGCGCTGCGCGACACCCATCGTCTGATTGCCCAGGACGGCGGGACCGATGCGCATATCATCCATCTGGGCGATCTGATTGATCGCGGGCCAGATTCTCCGGCGGTGATCGACCACCTGATGAATGGCATGGGACAGGGCCGCAGCTGGCAGGTGGTCAAAGGCAATCACGACAACAAGCTGCCCCGCTTTCTGGAGGACCCCGGCTGGATAGATCCAGGCACGCGTTCGGGCTTTACCTGGACGGGGGATGAGCGCAACGGGGCGGGCGCAACCCTGCTCTCCTATGGCGTCGCCGATGCGGAAATCCGTCCGCTGGAAGATGTGCATGAGGAAGCGCTGAAAAAGATCCCGCGTGAACATGCTGTCTGGCTGGACGGGCTTGCGCCCTATTTCCTGCATCCGGGTGGTTTCCTGTTTGTTCATGCCGGGATTGTGCCGGGCGTCGATCTGTCGGCGCAGTCGCCGGTAGACCTGATGTGGATACGCAAGCCGTTCCTTGAATCCGGTGCCGATCACGGTGTTCTGGTGGTTCACGGCCACACGGCCATCCGAAAGCCGACGCATTACGGAAACCGGCTGAATATCGACAGCGGTGCGGGTTACGGCCGCCCCGCTACCGCCGTCAGGCTGGACAGCGAAGGGGCTTGGCACCTGACGGAAAACGGGCCGGTGCAGCTTCGACCGGAGGCACCGCAGTGA
- the serA gene encoding phosphoglycerate dehydrogenase: MPKVLVSDKLSETAVQIFRDRGIDVDFMPELGKDKEKLAEVIGQYDGLAIRSATKVTEKLLENAANLKVIGRAGIGVDNVDIPAASKKGVIVMNTPFGNSVTTAEHAIALMFAVARQLPEASVSTHAGKWEKNRFMGVEVFNKTLGLIGAGNIGSIVADRALGLKMKVLAYDPFLSEERADQLGVKKVELDELLGKADFITMHVPLTDKTRNILSRENLAKTKKGVRIVNAARGGLVDEDALAEALQSGHVAGAALDVFATEPATESPLFNLPNVVVTPHLGASTSEAQENVALQVAEQMSDYLLTGAVSNALNMPSVTAEEAKVMGPWIKLAGQLGSFIGQMTDDAIKSINILYDGVVSEMNVNALNASVIAGVMKASNPEVNMVSAPAIAKDRGIQVATTRQEAGGVYDGYIKVSVVTEERERSIAGTVFSDGKPRFIQIRSINVDAEIGEHMLYTRNKDVPGVIGALGSTLGEMGVNIANFQLGRSATGEDAIAILYLDEAISPEVLAALEGTGKFLQARALRFDV, translated from the coding sequence ATGCCCAAGGTTCTCGTATCCGATAAGCTGTCGGAAACCGCCGTCCAGATTTTCCGCGACCGCGGGATTGATGTGGATTTCATGCCGGAGCTTGGCAAGGACAAGGAAAAGCTGGCCGAGGTGATCGGTCAATATGACGGTCTGGCCATTCGGTCGGCCACTAAAGTTACAGAAAAGCTGCTGGAAAATGCCGCCAATCTGAAGGTGATCGGCCGCGCCGGGATCGGTGTCGACAATGTCGATATTCCGGCCGCGTCCAAGAAGGGCGTGATCGTGATGAACACACCTTTCGGCAACAGCGTTACCACCGCCGAACATGCCATTGCGCTGATGTTCGCGGTTGCCCGCCAACTGCCCGAGGCTTCCGTTTCGACCCATGCCGGCAAATGGGAAAAGAACCGCTTCATGGGGGTGGAGGTCTTCAACAAGACGCTCGGCCTGATCGGGGCGGGTAATATCGGCTCCATCGTCGCCGACCGTGCGCTTGGGCTGAAGATGAAGGTGCTGGCCTATGACCCCTTCCTGTCGGAAGAACGCGCCGATCAGCTGGGTGTAAAGAAGGTCGAACTGGACGAACTGCTCGGCAAGGCGGATTTCATCACCATGCATGTGCCGCTGACCGACAAGACGCGCAATATCCTGTCGCGCGAGAACCTTGCCAAGACCAAAAAGGGCGTGCGCATCGTCAACGCCGCGCGTGGCGGTCTGGTCGACGAGGACGCCCTGGCAGAGGCACTGCAATCGGGCCATGTCGCTGGCGCAGCACTTGACGTCTTCGCGACCGAACCCGCGACGGAGAGCCCGCTGTTCAACCTGCCGAACGTCGTCGTGACGCCGCATCTGGGTGCCTCGACCAGCGAAGCGCAGGAAAATGTGGCGCTGCAGGTGGCCGAGCAGATGTCCGACTATCTACTGACCGGGGCGGTGTCCAACGCGTTGAACATGCCCTCTGTGACCGCGGAAGAAGCCAAGGTTATGGGGCCGTGGATCAAGCTGGCCGGTCAACTGGGCAGCTTCATCGGCCAGATGACCGATGATGCGATCAAGTCGATCAACATCCTCTATGACGGCGTCGTGTCGGAAATGAACGTCAATGCGCTCAACGCCTCGGTCATCGCAGGTGTCATGAAGGCGTCGAACCCGGAAGTGAATATGGTGTCCGCCCCGGCCATCGCCAAGGATCGCGGCATTCAGGTCGCGACCACGCGTCAAGAAGCCGGGGGCGTCTATGACGGCTATATCAAGGTCTCGGTCGTCACCGAGGAGCGCGAGCGTTCCATCGCCGGCACCGTCTTCAGCGATGGCAAGCCGCGCTTCATCCAGATCCGCAGCATCAATGTCGATGCCGAAATCGGTGAACATATGCTGTATACCCGCAACAAGGACGTGCCGGGTGTCATTGGTGCGCTTGGCAGCACATTGGGTGAGATGGGCGTGAACATCGCCAACTTCCAGCTTGGCCGCTCTGCCACGGGCGAGGACGCGATTGCGATCCTGTATCTGGATGAGGCGATTTCACCCGAAGTGCTGGCGGCCCTTGAAGGCACCGGCAAGTTCCTTCAGGCGCGCGCACTTCGCTTCGACGTCTGA
- a CDS encoding phosphoserine transaminase produces the protein MANTQPAARPANPRFSSGPCAKIPNYNLDMLSDAPLGRSHRAAIGKEKLAKAIEMTREILGVPSDYRIGIVPASDTGAVEMAMWSLLGERPVEMLAWESFGAGWVTDVVKQLKLDAKVQTAEYGQIVDFASVDFDRDVVFTWNGTTSGVRLPNGDAIPADRAGLTICDATSAAFAMELPFDKLDVVTFSWQKVLGGEGGHGVLILSPRAVERLESYTPPWPLPKIFRMTKGGKLIEGIFKGETINTPSMLCVEDYLVSLEWAKSVGGQKGLEDRATANAQAVWDFCASRDWIANLAEDPATASTTSVCLKFTDDRIKDGSAFAKAVAKRLEKESVALDIGAYRDAPAGLRIWCGSTVETADVQALLPWIEWAFNEEIAAQA, from the coding sequence ATGGCGAATACGCAACCGGCTGCGCGTCCGGCTAATCCGCGCTTTTCTTCTGGCCCTTGCGCCAAGATTCCCAATTACAATCTGGATATGCTGTCCGACGCGCCGCTTGGCCGCTCGCATCGCGCCGCAATCGGCAAGGAAAAACTTGCCAAGGCGATTGAGATGACGCGCGAAATCCTTGGGGTTCCGTCGGACTATCGTATCGGCATCGTTCCAGCATCTGATACCGGTGCGGTCGAGATGGCGATGTGGTCGCTGCTGGGCGAGCGCCCGGTCGAGATGCTGGCATGGGAGAGTTTCGGCGCAGGCTGGGTCACGGATGTGGTCAAGCAGCTCAAGCTGGATGCGAAGGTGCAGACCGCCGAATATGGCCAGATCGTGGATTTCGCGTCGGTCGATTTCGACCGCGACGTGGTGTTCACCTGGAACGGCACGACCTCGGGCGTGCGGCTGCCGAATGGCGACGCGATCCCGGCGGATCGGGCTGGGCTGACAATCTGCGACGCGACCTCGGCCGCGTTTGCGATGGAGCTGCCTTTCGACAAGCTGGATGTGGTGACCTTCTCCTGGCAGAAGGTGCTGGGCGGCGAAGGCGGGCATGGGGTCCTGATCCTGTCGCCCCGCGCCGTGGAGAGGCTGGAAAGCTATACACCCCCATGGCCGCTGCCGAAGATCTTCCGCATGACCAAGGGCGGCAAGCTGATCGAGGGCATCTTCAAGGGCGAAACGATCAACACGCCGTCTATGCTGTGTGTTGAGGACTATCTTGTCTCGCTGGAATGGGCGAAGTCGGTTGGCGGGCAGAAAGGTCTCGAAGACCGTGCGACGGCAAATGCGCAGGCGGTCTGGGATTTCTGCGCCAGCCGCGACTGGATTGCCAACCTGGCAGAGGATCCGGCGACGGCCTCGACCACCAGCGTCTGCCTGAAATTCACCGATGACCGCATCAAGGACGGGTCAGCCTTCGCCAAGGCCGTTGCAAAGCGGCTGGAGAAGGAAAGCGTGGCACTGGATATCGGTGCTTATCGCGATGCGCCTGCGGGTCTGCGGATCTGGTGCGGATCGACCGTTGAAACCGCCGACGTTCAGGCGCTGCTGCCCTGGATCGAATGGGCGTTCAACGAAGAGATCGCCGCGCAGGCTTGA